From Spartinivicinus ruber, the proteins below share one genomic window:
- a CDS encoding NADP(H)-dependent aldo-keto reductase — protein MQYRQLGNSPLNVSTLCLGTMTWGEQNTQQQAFEQLDYALDQGINFIDTAELYPVPPKAETYSKTESIIGDWIKQRNNRDKFILATKVTGPGDWVNYMRQGPRLDRENILAAADASLSRLNTDYIDLYQVHWPERQTNFFGQLNYPPPSEEQAVSIEETLAALNELVESGKVRHIGISNETPWGAMRYLQLAEKRGMAKAVSIQNPYNLLNRTFEIGLAEFAHRENLGLLAYSPMAFGALSGKYLHGAKPANARLTLFSRFARYSNPQAIKATEKYVEIAQRHKLDPAQMALAFVSSRPFVASNIIGATSMDQLKANINSINLALADAVLEEIESVHTEQPNPAP, from the coding sequence ATGCAATATCGCCAGTTGGGCAACAGCCCTCTTAACGTCAGTACATTGTGTTTAGGAACGATGACTTGGGGAGAACAAAACACCCAACAGCAAGCCTTTGAGCAACTGGATTATGCACTAGACCAGGGCATTAACTTTATTGATACTGCTGAGCTTTACCCAGTTCCTCCCAAAGCAGAAACTTATTCCAAAACCGAAAGCATTATTGGTGACTGGATAAAACAGCGAAATAACCGGGACAAATTTATCTTAGCCACTAAAGTCACTGGGCCTGGTGATTGGGTCAATTATATGCGGCAAGGGCCAAGACTAGATAGAGAGAATATCTTAGCGGCGGCTGACGCATCCCTCTCTCGCTTAAACACCGATTATATTGATTTATATCAAGTTCACTGGCCTGAGCGACAAACTAATTTCTTTGGCCAGCTTAATTACCCCCCCCCTTCAGAGGAACAAGCAGTTTCCATAGAAGAAACCCTAGCTGCACTTAATGAACTAGTTGAAAGTGGTAAAGTCCGGCATATCGGGATATCTAACGAAACCCCCTGGGGAGCTATGCGATATTTGCAACTAGCTGAAAAACGAGGCATGGCTAAAGCAGTTTCTATCCAAAACCCCTATAACCTGTTAAACCGAACCTTTGAGATAGGCCTGGCAGAGTTTGCTCATCGCGAGAATTTAGGCTTATTAGCATACTCTCCCATGGCATTTGGAGCTTTAAGTGGCAAGTATTTACATGGAGCTAAGCCTGCTAATGCCCGGCTGACACTCTTCAGTCGATTTGCCCGTTACTCCAACCCACAAGCAATCAAAGCCACTGAAAAGTATGTTGAGATCGCCCAGCGCCATAAACTGGACCCTGCCCAAATGGCGCTGGCGTTCGTCAGTAGTCGCCCTTTTGTTGCCAGCAACATTATTGGTGCCACTAGTATGGATCAGCTAAAAGCCAATATTAATAGTATTAACTTAGCGCTGGCGGATGCAGTATTGGAAGAAATAGAATCGGTTCATACCGAGCAACCGAATCCAGCACCTTAA
- the cysZ gene encoding sulfate transporter CysZ — translation MQGTQHFFQGLKLISQPGLRKFVAIPLLLNISVFTTALILLFSQFGALISWLIGDLPSWLSWLEYLLWPFFAITALLLVFFTFSIIGNIIASPFHGFLAEAVEKQITEHSTEEVFSWQQLVTVIPKAIGRELRKLLYYLPWLVLLIIITVIPIINIIAPFAWFAYSTWMLSVQYVDYAADNNGVSFKEMIEQLKQNRANALAFGGTVYLLMFIPFVNFLVIPAAVAGGTVMWMELNRKK, via the coding sequence ATGCAAGGCACACAGCACTTTTTTCAAGGGTTAAAATTAATCAGCCAGCCAGGGTTAAGAAAATTTGTCGCAATCCCACTTTTATTAAATATCAGTGTATTTACTACTGCACTTATCTTATTGTTTAGTCAGTTTGGTGCATTAATTAGCTGGCTAATAGGTGATCTACCCAGTTGGCTGAGCTGGCTAGAGTATCTACTATGGCCTTTTTTTGCGATTACCGCATTACTCCTGGTATTTTTTACCTTTAGTATTATTGGCAATATTATCGCCTCCCCTTTTCATGGATTCCTAGCAGAAGCCGTTGAAAAACAAATTACAGAACATAGCACCGAAGAAGTATTTAGCTGGCAACAGTTGGTCACTGTTATTCCCAAAGCCATAGGCCGAGAACTACGTAAACTGTTGTATTATCTACCCTGGCTGGTATTGCTGATAATAATTACCGTTATCCCTATCATTAATATCATTGCGCCATTTGCTTGGTTTGCTTATAGCACCTGGATGCTGTCAGTACAGTATGTAGATTACGCAGCAGATAATAACGGAGTCAGCTTTAAAGAAATGATAGAGCAATTAAAACAAAACCGAGCCAATGCTCTAGCCTTTGGCGGTACCGTGTATCTATTGATGTTTATCCCGTTTGTTAACTTCTTAGTAATACCTGCTGCCGTGGCAGGTGGAACAGTGATGTGGATGGAGTTAAATCGGAAAAAATAA
- a CDS encoding Yip1 family protein: MILNHLWGLFAHPREEYDLIRKETLANKKLYLAHVLILAAIPSISSYYGATQTGWSIGSLEQIKLTPESALIMAALAYFAIIAGIVFMGLFIHWMAKTYGSSPSRTKCIVFSAYTATPLYIVGIVGIYPNTAVSLIGSIIAIAYTVYLLYVGIPRMMKIPEEQGFLFATSIVCVGLVLLVTMKVVTALFWGMGYGPGFEIIG; the protein is encoded by the coding sequence ATGATCTTGAATCATTTATGGGGCTTGTTTGCTCATCCACGGGAAGAGTACGATTTAATTCGTAAGGAAACCCTCGCCAATAAAAAACTGTACTTAGCCCATGTATTAATATTGGCAGCAATCCCCTCAATCAGCTCCTATTACGGAGCGACCCAAACCGGTTGGTCAATTGGTTCGCTGGAGCAAATTAAGCTTACCCCTGAAAGTGCATTAATAATGGCTGCTTTGGCTTATTTTGCCATTATTGCCGGTATTGTATTTATGGGATTATTTATTCATTGGATGGCTAAAACTTACGGCTCTTCACCTAGTCGTACAAAATGTATTGTATTTTCTGCCTATACAGCAACACCACTTTATATCGTTGGCATTGTAGGTATATACCCAAATACTGCAGTGAGTTTAATCGGCTCAATTATTGCCATTGCTTATACAGTTTATTTACTTTATGTTGGAATCCCCCGAATGATGAAAATACCTGAAGAGCAGGGGTTTTTATTTGCTACTTCGATTGTTTGCGTAGGACTAGTGTTATTGGTCACCATGAAAGTAGTTACAGCGCTATTTTGGGGTATGGGGTATGGGCCAGGGTTTGAAATAATAGGGTGA
- a CDS encoding substrate-binding periplasmic protein, whose protein sequence is MNTPAKSFVGLLFFASFLLQGLGFAEESISIRADEWYPMNGDPASDKPGFMIEIAQKVFGAKNIKVDYRLMPWERALSSVRDGTYDCVVGAYPSDAPDFVFPKENWGQDVTGIYVIAGDSWRFSDLNSLLTRKVAVIGGYSYDDELDKLIASRKDVFKSVSGNNALENNIKKLLGGRVNTLIESVAVAEAKLESMDKKGNALLAGTYGEANNIYFACSPAKESSKQLVEIADEGIQQLRDSGDLKTIMAKYGLTDWK, encoded by the coding sequence ATGAACACACCTGCCAAAAGTTTCGTTGGATTGTTGTTTTTTGCCTCTTTTTTATTGCAAGGCTTAGGTTTTGCGGAGGAGTCGATCAGTATTCGTGCTGATGAATGGTATCCAATGAATGGGGATCCTGCCTCTGATAAGCCTGGTTTCATGATAGAAATTGCTCAGAAAGTGTTTGGGGCTAAAAACATTAAAGTAGACTATCGCCTTATGCCCTGGGAACGAGCTTTGAGTTCAGTACGAGATGGTACTTATGATTGCGTAGTGGGTGCTTACCCTAGTGATGCGCCTGACTTTGTTTTTCCCAAAGAAAATTGGGGGCAAGATGTAACAGGTATTTATGTGATCGCTGGTGACAGCTGGCGATTCAGTGATTTAAATTCGTTACTAACCCGTAAGGTTGCTGTGATTGGTGGCTACTCCTATGATGATGAGCTAGACAAGTTGATTGCAAGCAGAAAAGATGTGTTCAAATCTGTTAGTGGCAATAATGCGTTAGAGAATAATATCAAAAAGCTTTTAGGTGGACGTGTTAATACATTGATTGAAAGCGTGGCAGTGGCGGAAGCTAAATTAGAATCCATGGATAAAAAAGGAAATGCGCTATTAGCTGGTACTTATGGTGAGGCAAATAATATTTACTTTGCTTGTTCACCAGCCAAAGAAAGCTCCAAACAGCTTGTTGAGATAGCGGATGAAGGAATTCAACAACTCAGGGATTCAGGGGATTTAAAAACAATTATGGCTAAGTATGGTCTCACTGACTGGAAGTAG
- a CDS encoding IS701 family transposase — translation MQSLIDLLKELQTQIKQNGERKALFVYTLIAIMLPVIGSRASHIYRAITKLFKYNVTLRRFYGFMASPKLAWDKLWPIVWQKILPLNQTEGPILLATDDSMLPKTGRNIFACGKHFDHAAKQNQSRYIWGQNIVKLSCLKNIHGRWASLPLNFRFYQLNKDVAKKDFQTRIDQAITMILRVVKVCGHRSVLLVCDNWFGNGSLYLPLKKALGEQFHLLSRLRSNSVLYDQPTQPKKRKRGAPRKYGKRRGNVATLARRHKRNATTYQVKLYGKTRAVQAYTELVMSQSLKTQIRVVWIYSGRASWVALYSTDTSLTVTQIIEWYGARWKIEAGFKELKQELGSLSCQARTEHAVTNHLHFCMMAMSLLWFYVAQQSSKPTRRHSVANRSSFAFSDIRRLFAEETEQEKFSKGLGIFTKTHNNNLISTMLQLVA, via the coding sequence GTGCAAAGTTTAATCGATCTTCTTAAGGAATTGCAAACTCAAATTAAGCAAAATGGAGAAAGAAAGGCACTATTTGTTTATACTTTGATCGCCATTATGCTACCAGTAATAGGTTCCAGAGCTTCACATATCTACCGAGCAATAACAAAGCTCTTTAAATATAACGTCACCCTCCGTCGATTCTATGGATTTATGGCTTCTCCTAAGTTAGCTTGGGATAAATTATGGCCAATTGTCTGGCAAAAAATATTACCCTTAAATCAGACAGAAGGACCTATTCTGCTTGCCACAGATGATTCTATGTTGCCTAAAACTGGAAGAAACATATTTGCTTGTGGCAAACACTTTGATCATGCAGCTAAACAAAATCAGTCGCGTTATATCTGGGGGCAAAATATTGTCAAACTGAGCTGCTTAAAAAATATTCACGGTCGTTGGGCTAGTTTACCTCTAAACTTTCGTTTTTATCAGCTGAATAAAGATGTCGCTAAAAAAGACTTTCAAACACGGATTGATCAAGCAATTACCATGATATTACGTGTAGTTAAAGTATGTGGCCATCGCTCAGTATTGTTAGTCTGTGATAACTGGTTTGGTAACGGGTCATTATATTTGCCTTTGAAAAAAGCACTTGGCGAACAGTTTCATCTCCTCTCTCGATTGCGTTCGAATAGTGTCTTATATGATCAGCCTACTCAACCCAAGAAAAGAAAAAGAGGAGCGCCTAGAAAGTACGGCAAGCGTCGTGGCAATGTAGCAACTCTGGCAAGGCGACATAAAAGAAATGCAACAACGTATCAGGTTAAGCTCTACGGTAAGACCCGCGCGGTACAGGCTTATACTGAGCTAGTGATGAGTCAATCGTTAAAAACACAGATTAGAGTCGTGTGGATTTATTCCGGACGAGCTTCTTGGGTTGCTCTCTACTCAACAGATACCTCTTTAACGGTGACTCAAATAATTGAATGGTACGGTGCACGCTGGAAGATTGAAGCTGGGTTTAAAGAGTTAAAACAGGAATTAGGGAGCTTATCTTGTCAGGCTAGAACAGAGCATGCCGTGACGAACCATCTCCATTTTTGTATGATGGCTATGTCATTGCTTTGGTTTTATGTGGCACAACAGTCTAGTAAACCTACTCGTCGCCACTCTGTTGCAAACCGGAGCTCTTTCGCTTTTTCTGATATCCGCCGTCTCTTTGCGGAAGAAACTGAACAGGAAAAATTCAGCAAGGGTTTGGGGATATTTACCAAAACCCATAATAATAATTTAATTAGTACTATGCTTCAGTTAGTGGCTTAA
- the rplM gene encoding 50S ribosomal protein L13 — MKTYTAKPETVKRDWYVVDASGKTLGRLATEIALRLRGKHKPEYTPHVDTGDYIVVVNAEKVHVTGNKAKAKLYHRHTGYPGGLRTMNFEKLIDHAPERIIEKAVKGMLPKGPLGRAMHSKLKVYAGAEHKHAAQQPQVLEI, encoded by the coding sequence ATGAAAACTTATACTGCAAAACCAGAAACTGTAAAGCGTGACTGGTACGTGGTAGACGCTTCAGGGAAAACTCTGGGTCGTCTAGCAACTGAGATTGCGCTACGTCTTCGTGGTAAGCATAAGCCTGAGTACACTCCTCATGTGGATACAGGTGACTACATTGTTGTTGTTAACGCTGAAAAGGTGCATGTCACTGGTAATAAAGCTAAGGCTAAACTGTATCATCGTCATACAGGCTATCCTGGCGGCTTGCGTACCATGAACTTTGAAAAACTGATTGATCATGCGCCAGAGCGTATCATCGAGAAGGCTGTTAAAGGCATGTTACCAAAAGGCCCATTAGGCCGAGCTATGCACAGCAAGCTGAAAGTTTATGCCGGTGCAGAGCACAAGCATGCAGCTCAACAACCTCAAGTTCTGGAAATTTAA
- a CDS encoding YhcB family protein has translation METVNLIWFILGMVVGASLLYMYNLMTNNSNRSNKLENQLQQTQNELNSYHESVNEHFNQTRELVNKLTETYKDLNQHIASSAAQLCDVETQQGANDTLLATEALVSGKKAEVSDSKDAIEPPKDYAPKKHPKEKGTLSEDFGVIRRENPSLS, from the coding sequence GTGGAAACAGTAAATCTCATTTGGTTTATTTTAGGAATGGTGGTGGGTGCCTCACTGCTGTATATGTATAACTTAATGACAAACAACAGTAACCGCAGCAACAAGTTGGAAAACCAGTTACAGCAAACTCAGAACGAACTAAACAGTTACCATGAAAGTGTGAATGAACACTTCAATCAAACCCGTGAACTGGTTAACAAACTAACGGAAACCTATAAGGACCTCAACCAGCACATAGCTAGCTCTGCAGCTCAGCTATGCGATGTTGAAACTCAGCAAGGTGCCAATGATACATTATTAGCGACAGAAGCACTGGTTTCTGGCAAGAAGGCAGAGGTCAGTGACTCCAAGGATGCAATAGAACCACCTAAAGACTACGCACCCAAAAAACACCCTAAAGAAAAAGGCACACTTTCAGAAGACTTTGGGGTGATAAGACGAGAAAATCCATCATTAAGCTAA
- the trxB gene encoding thioredoxin-disulfide reductase: protein MSEVKHAQLLILGSGPAGYTAAVYAARANLNPVLVTGIQMGGQLTTTTDVDNWPGDVEGLQGPALMERMRQHAERFNTEIIFDHIQSADLQQRPFRLKGDNGEYTCDALIIATGASAQYLGLESEEAFKGKGVSACATCDGFFYKKQNVAVVGGGNTAVEEALYLANIANKVTLVHRRDEFRAEKILQDKLMDKVKNGNIELVLDSTLDEVLGDAAGVTGIRVRNKHTKETTEIPVAGVFIAIGHTPNTSLFEGQLEMKNGYIKVQSGIEGNATQTSIPGVYASGDVMDHVYRQAITSAGTGCMAALDAEKFLDSLKK from the coding sequence ATGTCAGAAGTCAAACACGCCCAGCTGCTGATTTTAGGCTCTGGTCCTGCTGGCTATACGGCTGCTGTATATGCAGCACGTGCTAACTTGAACCCTGTGTTAGTAACAGGTATCCAGATGGGTGGACAGTTAACCACTACGACTGATGTTGATAACTGGCCTGGTGATGTTGAGGGTTTGCAAGGCCCAGCCCTAATGGAGCGGATGCGACAGCATGCGGAGCGCTTTAATACCGAGATTATTTTTGATCATATCCAATCAGCAGACTTGCAACAGCGTCCGTTTCGTTTGAAGGGTGATAATGGTGAATACACCTGTGATGCCTTAATTATTGCTACAGGCGCGAGTGCTCAGTACTTGGGCCTTGAAAGTGAAGAAGCGTTTAAAGGTAAAGGGGTTTCTGCCTGTGCGACTTGTGATGGCTTCTTCTACAAAAAGCAGAATGTGGCGGTTGTTGGTGGTGGTAATACTGCAGTTGAAGAAGCGCTGTACTTGGCAAATATCGCTAACAAGGTGACCCTGGTGCATCGTCGTGACGAGTTCAGGGCAGAGAAAATTCTTCAAGATAAACTGATGGATAAGGTCAAAAATGGCAATATTGAGCTGGTGCTTGATAGCACGCTAGACGAGGTGTTGGGTGATGCTGCTGGGGTAACAGGTATAAGAGTGCGTAATAAACATACTAAGGAAACGACAGAAATTCCCGTCGCAGGTGTGTTTATTGCTATTGGTCATACCCCTAATACCAGCCTGTTTGAAGGGCAGTTGGAAATGAAGAATGGCTACATTAAAGTCCAAAGTGGCATAGAAGGTAACGCTACACAAACTAGTATTCCTGGTGTTTATGCTTCAGGGGATGTGATGGATCATGTCTATCGTCAGGCGATCACTTCAGCGGGTACTGGTTGTATGGCAGCTTTGGATGCTGAGAAGTTTTTGGATAGTTTGAAAAAATAA
- a CDS encoding ABC transporter ATP-binding protein, translating into MPTPVVISAVDLVKKVTTGNTQLTILKDLQLAIKAGESVAIVGASGAGKSTLLSILAGLDQPTSGEVVLAGKAISHLDEDGRAAVRAKTVGFVFQSFQLLPGLTALENVMLPLELTGVSDAKTPATNWLTKVGLQARLDHYPKQLSGGEQQRVAIARAFVTEPKVLFADEPTGNLDQTTGATIIELLFELNQQHQTTLILVTHDTQLAGRCLRQLHLDAGQLHEQPLTNEKRGSATHG; encoded by the coding sequence ATGCCGACACCTGTCGTGATTTCTGCAGTGGATTTAGTGAAAAAAGTTACCACAGGTAATACCCAGTTAACTATTTTGAAAGATTTGCAGCTAGCTATCAAGGCCGGTGAAAGTGTGGCTATTGTAGGTGCTTCAGGGGCTGGGAAATCAACCTTGTTGAGTATTCTGGCGGGATTGGACCAGCCCACTAGTGGTGAGGTGGTGCTGGCAGGTAAAGCTATCAGTCATCTGGATGAAGATGGTCGGGCAGCTGTAAGAGCAAAAACGGTTGGCTTTGTTTTTCAGTCGTTTCAATTGTTGCCGGGGCTCACTGCTTTAGAAAATGTGATGTTACCTTTAGAGTTAACTGGCGTCAGTGATGCAAAAACACCGGCGACTAACTGGCTGACTAAAGTGGGCTTGCAGGCCAGGCTAGATCATTACCCCAAGCAATTGTCGGGTGGGGAACAACAGCGGGTTGCCATTGCTAGGGCTTTTGTTACGGAGCCTAAGGTGTTATTTGCTGATGAGCCAACGGGTAATTTGGACCAAACAACGGGTGCCACCATTATTGAGCTGTTGTTTGAGTTAAATCAACAACATCAAACCACTTTAATTTTAGTTACCCATGATACCCAATTAGCAGGTCGTTGCCTGCGTCAGTTGCACTTAGATGCTGGACAACTCCATGAGCAACCTCTTACTAATGAGAAGAGAGGTTCTGCTACACATGGCTAG
- the zapE gene encoding cell division protein ZapE codes for MTPWERYQQDLLRDDFSYDPEQEKAVKHLQRLYEDLIVAQQEYSKPVTGWLKWFSKQHSLEPCQGLYFWGGVGRGKTYLVDTFFDSLPFENKIRTHFHRFMQRVHQELKTLKGEKNPLTIVAKRLSDEACVICFDEFFVSDITDAMILGGLFEQLFANGVTLVATSNIVPNELYKDGLQRQRFLPAIELVEKYTEVVNVDSGIDYRLRVLEQAEIYHYPLNSAAQTSLEDSFNRLVPDKAHTTENEALIIEGRPIRALKCCDDLAWFSFTELCDGPRSQNDYIELAKVFHTVLLSDIPQLTADKDDQARRFVNLIDEFYDRNVKVIMSAEVAIPDIYQGTKLTFVYERTTSRMLEMQSHEYLGRPHKA; via the coding sequence ATGACACCTTGGGAGCGCTACCAGCAAGATTTGCTTCGAGATGACTTTAGTTATGATCCTGAGCAGGAAAAGGCAGTAAAACACTTGCAACGGCTGTATGAGGATTTAATTGTTGCTCAGCAGGAGTACTCTAAACCAGTCACTGGCTGGCTAAAATGGTTTAGTAAGCAACATTCACTTGAACCTTGCCAGGGGCTTTACTTTTGGGGAGGAGTTGGCCGCGGCAAAACCTATTTAGTTGATACCTTTTTTGACAGCCTGCCATTTGAAAATAAGATTCGTACACACTTTCATCGTTTTATGCAGCGTGTGCATCAGGAACTAAAAACCCTGAAAGGTGAAAAAAACCCTTTAACTATTGTCGCCAAACGGCTGAGTGATGAAGCCTGTGTGATTTGTTTTGATGAGTTTTTTGTGTCAGATATTACTGATGCAATGATTTTAGGGGGGTTATTTGAGCAGTTGTTTGCTAATGGAGTGACCTTGGTTGCGACATCAAATATTGTACCTAATGAGCTGTATAAAGATGGCTTGCAGCGCCAACGGTTTTTACCAGCAATTGAATTGGTAGAAAAATATACTGAAGTAGTTAATGTGGATAGTGGTATTGATTATCGGTTGCGGGTATTGGAGCAAGCGGAGATTTATCATTACCCCCTTAATTCTGCTGCTCAAACCAGTTTAGAAGACAGCTTTAACCGGCTAGTGCCAGATAAAGCTCATACTACTGAAAATGAAGCACTGATTATTGAAGGTCGTCCTATAAGGGCATTAAAATGTTGTGATGATTTGGCTTGGTTTAGTTTTACAGAGCTTTGTGATGGCCCCCGTAGTCAAAATGATTACATTGAATTAGCGAAGGTTTTTCATACAGTTTTACTGAGTGATATACCACAGTTGACAGCAGATAAGGATGACCAGGCAAGGCGTTTCGTTAATTTAATTGATGAATTTTATGATCGTAACGTTAAGGTGATTATGTCAGCGGAGGTAGCAATTCCTGATATTTACCAAGGAACCAAGCTGACGTTTGTTTATGAGCGAACCACCAGTAGGATGTTAGAAATGCAGTCTCATGAGTATTTAGGGCGACCGCACAAGGCTTAG
- a CDS encoding ABC transporter permease, giving the protein MASLISLVWRLLGREWRSGELRVIMLALLVAVTATTAIGFFVDRLERTMYRQSAELLGGDLLIRRSSSAPSKWVNQAEQLNLAQTEMIEFPSVVVFKEQMVLTAVKAVESPYPLVGWLTTGASFGETEGTKVKFSPEPGEVWLERRLFHQLKLQLGDTIELGATELKVTRVLLYESDRGGDFYTLAPRALMNKGDLAAAEIIQPGSRVRYKWLVSGDDIQVNQLLKWLQPRLAATDRLTTLKEGRPALHKAINRAQRYLGLATLMAVLLAGVAIAIGAKHFATRHFDQVAIMRCLGGQSPLIGKLYLGQLLVLALIVSVVGCVAGFILHWLFVILMAELLPANLPLPGLWPAYLGLLTGVVAILGFALPPIISLQQVSALRVFRRELVPPPLSSYLIYGVAFTALSVLLWQFTGEWWMTLGLLIAVAGVGLVVWFGLQWGVKTVFARIQLLQWPLAVRLSLNHLQRQAGLTATQLLAFGLTLLAMTVILVVRTDLLTQWQRELPPKTPNYFAINIPLADQQLVADWFEGHQVEITQLYPIIRGRLTAINSKPVKQAVSKEQQTDNALNRELNLTWRDELPPRNELVDGLWWAKDKVSQEVSIEHELAKRLNIKLGDQLTFTIAGQNLEATVTSLREVNWESFQPNFYMIFPKPVLEPFAATYLTSFHLPADKQRLLAELVKEFPAITLLDVAAMLNQVRLILTQVTSAIEYVLLFVFAAGLAVLYAAIKGTLADRIQEGGVMRALGASRQQIRQCQFIEFAALGGVAGLLAALGTEIVCRLLYSERFDLTYQTNVWLWLGLPVLGSSVIAVIGLWSSRRVITESPMVVLRES; this is encoded by the coding sequence ATGGCTAGTTTAATTTCGTTGGTGTGGCGGTTGTTAGGCCGTGAGTGGCGTTCTGGTGAGTTACGGGTAATTATGTTGGCTTTACTGGTGGCAGTCACAGCTACAACTGCCATTGGATTTTTTGTAGATAGGCTGGAAAGAACCATGTACCGGCAATCTGCTGAATTGTTAGGAGGGGATCTATTGATACGGCGCTCTTCTTCAGCGCCTAGTAAATGGGTTAATCAAGCTGAGCAGCTCAACCTTGCTCAAACTGAAATGATTGAGTTTCCCAGTGTAGTCGTTTTTAAGGAGCAAATGGTATTGACTGCGGTTAAGGCCGTTGAATCTCCTTATCCATTGGTAGGTTGGCTAACAACTGGCGCTTCATTTGGGGAAACTGAAGGGACTAAAGTGAAATTTTCGCCGGAGCCTGGCGAGGTTTGGCTAGAACGCCGTTTATTTCATCAGTTGAAGTTACAGTTGGGCGATACTATTGAACTGGGGGCAACTGAGCTTAAGGTAACCCGGGTGCTGCTATATGAGTCAGACCGGGGAGGGGATTTTTATACTCTGGCACCTAGAGCACTCATGAATAAGGGTGACTTAGCAGCTGCGGAAATTATCCAACCTGGCAGCCGCGTACGCTATAAATGGTTAGTCTCTGGAGATGATATTCAAGTCAATCAGCTGCTGAAGTGGTTACAACCTAGGCTGGCTGCAACTGACAGATTAACGACTTTAAAAGAAGGCCGTCCTGCGTTACATAAAGCAATTAACCGGGCCCAACGTTACCTTGGTTTGGCTACTTTAATGGCTGTATTACTGGCGGGGGTTGCAATTGCAATTGGTGCCAAACACTTTGCGACCAGGCACTTTGATCAAGTGGCTATTATGCGTTGCTTAGGTGGACAAAGCCCGTTAATAGGGAAGCTTTATCTTGGCCAGTTGCTGGTACTGGCGTTAATTGTCAGCGTGGTTGGCTGTGTGGCTGGCTTTATTCTCCATTGGTTGTTTGTCATTTTGATGGCTGAGCTATTACCAGCAAACTTGCCTTTACCTGGGCTTTGGCCTGCGTATTTGGGACTATTAACTGGAGTTGTGGCAATTCTTGGGTTTGCTTTGCCACCAATTATTTCTTTGCAGCAGGTGAGTGCTTTACGGGTTTTTCGGCGGGAGCTAGTGCCGCCGCCATTGTCTTCCTATCTTATTTATGGCGTTGCTTTTACTGCACTGTCGGTATTGCTTTGGCAATTTACCGGGGAATGGTGGATGACCTTGGGTTTATTGATTGCTGTAGCAGGGGTTGGTTTGGTGGTTTGGTTTGGCTTGCAATGGGGGGTAAAAACCGTTTTTGCCCGTATTCAACTTTTGCAATGGCCACTAGCTGTGCGGTTAAGTTTGAATCACTTACAACGACAGGCAGGGCTGACTGCCACTCAGTTACTGGCATTTGGGTTAACCTTATTAGCAATGACGGTGATCTTGGTCGTTAGAACTGATTTACTTACTCAGTGGCAGCGAGAGTTACCACCTAAAACGCCTAATTATTTTGCGATTAATATTCCTCTGGCTGATCAGCAACTAGTGGCTGACTGGTTTGAAGGGCATCAAGTAGAAATAACGCAGTTGTATCCCATTATTCGAGGCAGGTTAACAGCTATTAATAGCAAACCTGTGAAGCAGGCAGTATCCAAAGAGCAACAGACAGATAACGCTTTAAATAGAGAGTTGAATTTAACCTGGCGGGATGAATTGCCACCTCGAAATGAGCTGGTGGATGGTCTGTGGTGGGCTAAAGATAAAGTCAGTCAAGAGGTGTCTATAGAGCATGAACTTGCCAAACGGCTGAATATAAAACTAGGTGATCAACTCACTTTTACTATTGCTGGGCAAAACTTAGAAGCAACAGTAACGAGTTTGCGTGAGGTTAATTGGGAATCTTTCCAGCCTAACTTTTATATGATTTTTCCTAAGCCTGTACTGGAGCCATTTGCTGCTACTTATCTCACCAGCTTCCACTTGCCAGCTGATAAGCAACGATTGCTAGCTGAACTGGTGAAAGAATTTCCAGCTATCACGTTGTTGGATGTTGCCGCTATGCTGAATCAAGTGCGGTTAATTCTAACTCAAGTGACCTCGGCAATTGAGTATGTGCTGTTGTTTGTCTTTGCTGCAGGTTTGGCGGTGCTTTATGCAGCTATCAAAGGCACGTTGGCGGATCGTATTCAAGAAGGGGGAGTGATGCGTGCTTTGGGTGCTAGTCGGCAACAGATTCGCCAGTGTCAGTTTATTGAGTTTGCTGCACTGGGAGGTGTAGCCGGCTTGTTAGCAGCATTGGGAACTGAGATAGTCTGTCGACTGTTGTATAGCGAGAGGTTTGATTTAACATACCAAACAAATGTTTGGCTATGGCTTGGCTTACCGGTGCTGGGCAGTAGCGTTATTGCTGTGATTGGGCTATGGTCAAGTCGCCGGGTAATTACGGAAAGCCCAATGGTAGTGTTAAGGGAGAGTTGA